The following are encoded together in the Bacillus cereus group sp. RP43 genome:
- a CDS encoding PadR family transcriptional regulator, with product MSMKLVILGLLLEGDKHPYEVQHIMKERQMDCYIKYAKGSLYYAFEQLEKQGAISVTNIVRDTNRPDKTIFHITEEGKGLFHTLLLKQFEAKNQIYKPIYSALSFAHFSDEQALVPILEKKRDDTVLYLHTMQTIYDHNKQLVPRAQLYILQSVIEHINVELRWLNTLLQDATAGRLSEIGVDND from the coding sequence ATGAGCATGAAGTTAGTCATTCTCGGCTTGTTACTTGAAGGAGATAAACATCCATATGAAGTGCAGCACATAATGAAAGAACGACAAATGGATTGTTATATTAAATATGCCAAAGGATCGCTATACTACGCCTTCGAGCAATTAGAAAAACAAGGTGCGATTAGCGTTACTAATATTGTTCGAGATACGAATAGACCAGATAAGACGATCTTCCATATAACTGAAGAAGGAAAAGGGCTTTTCCACACCTTATTATTAAAACAATTTGAAGCGAAAAACCAAATATATAAACCTATTTATTCTGCGCTCTCTTTCGCTCACTTTAGCGACGAACAAGCACTAGTTCCCATTTTGGAAAAAAAGAGAGATGATACAGTGCTATATTTACATACAATGCAAACGATATACGATCATAATAAACAACTAGTTCCTCGTGCTCAACTATATATTCTACAAAGCGTCATTGAGCATATTAATGTTGAATTACGTTGGCTAAACACACTCTTACAAGATGCAACTGCAGGTCGCCTTTCAGAAATAGGTGTAGATAATGATTAA
- a CDS encoding MDR family MFS transporter, with translation MEAQLSKNDSSKTKFVVAGLLLGILMAAMDNTIVATAMATIVGDLGGFDKFVWVTSAYMVATMAGMPIFGKLSDMYGRKRFYIGGLILFLFGSALCGTASSIEQLSIYRAIQGIGGGALMPIAFTIMYDIFPPEKRGKMTGLFGAVFGTSSVFGPLLGAYITDYISWHWVFYINIPLGLISFFFITKYYNESLEYRKQKIDWAGAITLVISIVCLMFALELGGKEYAWDSNVIIGLFSTVVIMLIIFFFVERNATEPIISFHLFKKPLFAASQGVAFFYGAAFIICTVYIPIFVQGVLGGSASNAGLILTPMMVGSVIGSQTGGQLVSRTSYRNIMIVSGVFFVLGIYLLSTLTMETPRSLVTMFMVLAGLGVGFSFSVLSMASIHKLEMRDRGSATSTNSFFRSLGMTLGVTIFGTIQNHVFTDKLKAVFPPELAKMAPKGGDTSFLLSPNATEKLPPEVLSGIKEALATSIANTFFWALIPATLSIICILLMGNERLLTGPKTKQKQKQVS, from the coding sequence TTGGAAGCACAACTATCAAAAAACGATTCAAGTAAAACAAAATTTGTTGTTGCTGGTTTACTACTTGGTATTCTAATGGCAGCAATGGATAACACAATCGTCGCAACTGCGATGGCAACGATTGTCGGAGACTTAGGAGGGTTCGACAAATTCGTTTGGGTCACATCTGCCTACATGGTAGCAACAATGGCCGGAATGCCTATTTTCGGTAAGCTGTCTGATATGTACGGACGGAAACGCTTTTATATTGGCGGATTAATTCTCTTCTTATTTGGTTCTGCACTTTGTGGGACAGCATCAAGTATTGAACAACTAAGTATTTATAGAGCCATTCAAGGAATTGGTGGCGGCGCTCTTATGCCTATCGCATTTACAATTATGTATGATATATTCCCACCTGAAAAACGCGGAAAAATGACCGGACTATTTGGTGCTGTTTTCGGAACATCTAGTGTTTTCGGACCTTTATTAGGTGCTTACATTACAGATTATATAAGTTGGCACTGGGTCTTCTATATTAATATTCCATTAGGACTTATTTCCTTCTTCTTCATTACTAAATACTATAACGAGTCTCTAGAATATCGAAAACAAAAAATCGACTGGGCCGGTGCCATTACACTTGTCATTAGTATTGTTTGCTTAATGTTTGCTCTAGAACTTGGCGGTAAGGAGTATGCATGGGACTCTAATGTGATTATTGGTTTATTTTCAACTGTTGTTATTATGCTTATTATTTTCTTCTTCGTAGAAAGAAACGCAACCGAGCCTATTATTTCTTTCCACTTATTTAAAAAACCTTTATTTGCAGCTAGCCAAGGTGTTGCCTTTTTCTATGGCGCAGCTTTTATCATCTGTACAGTTTATATTCCAATCTTCGTTCAAGGTGTTCTCGGTGGTTCAGCCTCAAATGCTGGATTAATTTTGACACCTATGATGGTAGGATCTGTAATTGGAAGTCAAACTGGTGGACAGTTAGTTTCACGAACAAGTTATCGTAACATCATGATAGTATCTGGAGTTTTCTTCGTTCTTGGTATTTATTTACTAAGTACTTTAACTATGGAAACACCTCGCAGCCTCGTAACAATGTTTATGGTGCTTGCTGGACTTGGAGTAGGATTCTCCTTCTCAGTTTTAAGTATGGCATCTATTCACAAACTAGAAATGAGAGATCGGGGTTCTGCTACATCAACGAACTCATTCTTCCGTTCCCTTGGAATGACCCTTGGCGTCACGATTTTCGGTACGATTCAAAATCATGTTTTCACTGATAAATTAAAAGCAGTCTTCCCTCCTGAACTAGCAAAAATGGCTCCTAAAGGTGGCGACACAAGCTTTTTATTATCACCAAATGCTACTGAAAAGCTACCTCCTGAAGTACTGAGCGGAATTAAGGAGGCTCTTGCAACATCTATTGCTAATACATTTTTCTGGGCACTTATCCCAGCTACTCTAAGTATAATTTGTATTTTACTTATGGGAAATGAACGTCTTTTAACAGGACCGAAAACAAAGCAAAAACAAAAACAAGTAAGCTAA
- a CDS encoding SPP1 phage holin family protein yields MLQKENLSDIMRLLAGFLLSLKLLFNSFGINFITNDQIDAIVNIISFLFILYFGYKNNYVGKKGVEQKKLLKKHNLH; encoded by the coding sequence ATGCTTCAAAAAGAAAATCTATCAGATATTATGCGCTTACTAGCTGGCTTTTTGTTATCATTAAAATTACTATTTAACTCTTTCGGGATAAACTTCATTACAAACGATCAAATTGACGCTATAGTAAATATTATTTCATTTCTATTCATTCTATATTTTGGATACAAAAATAACTATGTTGGAAAAAAGGGAGTGGAACAAAAAAAATTACTCAAGAAGCACAATCTTCATTAA
- a CDS encoding diguanylate cyclase, translating into MKHKGKISGLLLGNTVAVTEWIALQDVIAKLDSRSFFTVFIIYILQMILSYYFGHWYDKRANTRVNSELGGMTNNDFVVDFFGKVAALSERDSRNITVYILSVKEWDVLKDTVQEKKLDELVQRVERTIVKTVRKGDVVTRWDENKYVIVAVDNGYEKSTITNRLIKNIQNEIANDLLSVTLLFGAASYPIEGKTFEDLFRKAQNQLYNYRNLQSHE; encoded by the coding sequence ATGAAACATAAAGGGAAAATTAGTGGATTATTACTTGGAAACACAGTTGCGGTTACAGAATGGATTGCACTTCAGGATGTAATTGCTAAGCTAGATTCGCGATCGTTTTTTACCGTCTTTATTATTTATATATTGCAAATGATACTAAGCTATTATTTTGGACATTGGTACGATAAAAGAGCGAATACGCGTGTGAATAGTGAATTAGGAGGAATGACGAATAACGATTTTGTCGTTGATTTTTTCGGGAAGGTAGCTGCTTTATCAGAAAGAGATTCTCGTAATATTACAGTGTATATTCTTTCCGTAAAAGAATGGGATGTATTAAAGGATACAGTGCAAGAAAAAAAGTTAGATGAGCTAGTCCAAAGAGTAGAACGTACAATTGTAAAGACAGTTCGAAAAGGCGATGTAGTTACAAGGTGGGATGAAAATAAATATGTGATCGTAGCTGTTGATAATGGCTATGAAAAGTCAACAATAACAAATCGATTAATCAAAAATATTCAAAATGAAATAGCGAATGATTTATTAAGTGTCACACTATTATTTGGGGCTGCAAGTTATCCGATAGAAGGGAAAACTTTTGAAGATTTGTTTAGAAAGGCACAAAACCAATTGTATAATTATAGAAACTTGCAAAGTCATGAATGA
- a CDS encoding YkyA family protein: MLKYNKLAIVTALSMTLLAGCFGPKPEEELYVAFENAAKQEKTMFEDAKKLESLEKEGQVLYNQIVQEGKDNNQAVKDKLDQAVKNTAEREKVLIKEKEALNKAQEEVKSADKHVKKIEDNKLKEQADKVKSTYEKRHDSFQKMYDSYNKSLKQEKELYTMLQDKGTKLKDISEKVKVVNQAYKDIETEKDKFNEYTKSYNTEKVAFYKQANIKIKEDKK; this comes from the coding sequence ATGTTGAAATATAATAAATTAGCAATTGTAACTGCATTATCAATGACTTTACTAGCTGGTTGTTTTGGCCCAAAACCAGAAGAGGAGCTATATGTTGCATTTGAAAATGCTGCCAAGCAAGAAAAAACAATGTTTGAAGATGCGAAAAAATTAGAGTCATTAGAGAAAGAGGGTCAAGTATTATATAATCAAATCGTCCAAGAAGGAAAAGATAATAATCAGGCTGTTAAGGATAAGCTTGATCAAGCGGTGAAAAATACAGCTGAACGAGAAAAAGTTCTTATTAAAGAAAAAGAGGCGTTAAATAAAGCACAAGAAGAAGTGAAGTCAGCTGATAAGCATGTGAAGAAAATTGAAGATAATAAATTAAAAGAACAGGCGGATAAAGTAAAGAGTACCTATGAGAAACGACATGATTCATTCCAAAAGATGTACGATAGCTATAATAAATCTTTAAAGCAAGAAAAAGAATTATATACAATGCTACAAGATAAAGGTACAAAATTAAAAGATATTAGCGAGAAAGTAAAGGTAGTAAACCAAGCATATAAAGATATTGAGACAGAAAAAGATAAGTTTAATGAATATACGAAATCATATAATACAGAAAAAGTTGCATTCTATAAACAAGCGAATATTAAAATTAAGGAAGATAAAAAATAA
- a CDS encoding YkyB family protein — MKPSQPQSPLHNQHSINRLAQSIFVVNRHAKAATNPKYLYWLKKTALERLITEKKAIKEGLHFSRNPRFSQQQSDVLIRLGDYFFHIPPTKDDFRTLPHLGHLESSYRNPKTTLSLTIAKKTLQDYIGPEALKQEKKLSEPVPWYSRTYTKK; from the coding sequence ATGAAACCTTCACAACCACAATCTCCATTGCATAATCAACATTCTATTAATAGACTAGCTCAATCTATTTTCGTTGTGAATCGTCATGCTAAAGCTGCAACTAACCCTAAATACTTATATTGGTTAAAAAAGACTGCTTTAGAACGCTTAATTACTGAAAAAAAGGCTATCAAAGAAGGATTACATTTTTCTAGAAATCCACGTTTTAGTCAACAACAATCCGATGTTCTTATACGTTTAGGTGATTATTTTTTCCATATCCCTCCTACGAAAGATGATTTTCGCACCCTACCGCATCTTGGTCACCTTGAATCCTCCTATCGAAATCCGAAAACAACCTTATCTTTAACAATAGCAAAAAAAACACTTCAAGATTATATTGGTCCTGAAGCATTAAAACAAGAAAAAAAATTAAGCGAACCAGTTCCATGGTATAGCCGTACCTATACAAAAAAATAA
- a CDS encoding Ppx/GppA family phosphatase: MFQKFDNERVRSLKEILKLQYAIIDIGSNTMRLVIYEKQSGGFYKEIENTKVVARLRNYLVNGVLSEEGIEVLLQTLFQFQESTRFHKLHHVLCVATATIRQAENQVEIKKLVEGQTDFTLRVLSEYEEARYGYLAVMNSTSFSEGITVDIGGGSTEVTYFRNREILEYHSFPFGALSLKQQFIQGDIPTTEELEEIKNYLWYQFRTLPWLIDKKLPLIAIGGSARNMVKIHQNLICYPIAGLHLYKMKEEDIKHVKEELKELSFIELQKMEGLAKDRADTIIPAIEVFHMLVNLIEAPSFVLSKKGLREGVFYEELAKDLGIFYYPNVVEESLYLLSYEYEMDMEFVIQLIKQGTLICKQLEGSGLISMSEKDWEIFHQAAKVFNIGKYIDEEASRLHTFYLLANKTIDGMMHKDRVRLALIASYKSKMLFKQHLAPFEGWFDKNEQKKIRLLGAVLQFSAALNVRQRALVETISITESKEGLTFRIVCEQSALAEKVQAEKQKKQLERVLKTNIHLSFESKR, from the coding sequence ATGTTTCAGAAATTTGATAATGAAAGAGTGAGAAGTTTGAAAGAAATATTAAAATTACAATATGCCATTATAGACATTGGTTCTAATACAATGCGCTTAGTTATTTATGAAAAACAAAGCGGGGGTTTTTATAAAGAGATTGAAAATACGAAAGTGGTCGCTAGGTTAAGAAATTATTTAGTAAATGGTGTATTAAGTGAAGAAGGAATAGAAGTATTATTACAAACATTATTTCAATTTCAAGAAAGTACACGATTCCATAAGCTGCATCATGTACTTTGTGTTGCAACGGCAACAATTAGACAGGCTGAGAATCAAGTTGAAATTAAAAAACTTGTTGAAGGGCAAACAGATTTTACTCTTAGAGTCTTATCAGAATATGAGGAAGCGCGTTACGGTTATTTAGCAGTTATGAATTCCACTTCATTTTCAGAAGGAATTACAGTTGATATTGGTGGGGGGAGTACAGAAGTTACATACTTTCGAAATAGAGAAATTTTAGAATATCATAGCTTTCCTTTTGGAGCACTTTCTTTAAAGCAACAATTTATTCAAGGGGATATTCCTACTACAGAAGAGTTAGAGGAAATAAAAAACTATTTATGGTATCAATTTCGAACGCTACCGTGGTTAATCGATAAAAAATTACCCCTTATCGCAATTGGGGGGAGTGCGAGGAATATGGTAAAAATCCATCAAAATTTAATTTGTTATCCTATAGCCGGATTACATTTATACAAAATGAAAGAAGAAGATATTAAACATGTAAAAGAGGAATTAAAAGAATTATCGTTCATAGAGCTTCAAAAGATGGAGGGGTTAGCGAAAGATCGAGCAGATACAATTATTCCAGCGATCGAAGTCTTTCATATGCTTGTTAACCTTATAGAGGCACCGTCATTTGTATTGAGTAAAAAAGGATTAAGAGAAGGTGTTTTTTATGAAGAATTAGCGAAAGATTTGGGGATTTTTTACTATCCGAACGTAGTAGAAGAAAGTTTATATTTATTATCATATGAATACGAAATGGATATGGAATTTGTAATTCAACTTATTAAACAAGGAACATTGATTTGTAAACAACTTGAAGGATCAGGACTTATTTCTATGTCGGAAAAAGACTGGGAAATATTCCATCAAGCGGCGAAAGTATTTAATATAGGGAAGTACATTGATGAAGAGGCGAGCCGCTTACATACGTTTTATTTACTAGCGAATAAAACAATTGATGGTATGATGCATAAAGATCGAGTTAGATTAGCACTTATTGCTTCGTACAAATCAAAAATGTTATTTAAACAACATTTAGCCCCATTTGAAGGATGGTTTGATAAAAATGAACAAAAAAAAATCCGGCTATTAGGAGCTGTTTTGCAATTTTCAGCTGCTTTAAATGTGAGACAAAGAGCGCTTGTTGAAACGATATCTATAACAGAAAGTAAAGAAGGATTAACGTTTAGAATTGTATGTGAGCAATCGGCATTAGCGGAAAAAGTACAAGCTGAAAAACAAAAAAAGCAGCTAGAAAGAGTATTGAAAACAAATATTCACTTATCATTCGAATCAAAACGTTAA
- a CDS encoding polyphosphate kinase: MELLKGNLVNLNDTAYYNNRELSWLAFNERVLQEAQDENNPLLERLKFISIFSSNLDEFFMVRVAGLKDQVSAGFNQPENKAGLTPKKQLNKIAIKAHDLMTVQYDTFKGYILPALELEGIERLTFHDLTKEQRGFIEEYFDEQIFPVLTPVAIDAYRPFPMLLNKSLNLATILYDEKQAEEENRTKLGIVQVPSLLERFIFLPSEGQKHKFILLEDVISGFTHKLFTGYNVSPVTRFRITRNADLTIHEEGARDLLKVIEKELKKRKWGAAVRLEVGKEHIDERVLALLYEVLEVKDEDVYMMDGPLDLTCLFSLYKKLAPLYEHLVYPALIPQPPQDLGDEEDVFEKAIEHDILLHHPFESFQPVVDFVRDAADDSNVLAIKQTLYRVSGDSPIIQALKVAAEKGKQVTVLVELKARFDEENNVHWAKELEQAGCHVIYGVSHLKTHSKITLVVRRRNGKIERFVHLGTGNYNDATAKLYTDFGYITSRKDFGVDATNFFNYLSGYTKKPHFHHLSVAPFDIREQFMELIDEEIRYHRQYGNGYIIAKMNSLTDKPLIKKMYEASQAGVKVELIVRGTCCLRPGIPNVSENIRVVSVVGRYLEHSRIYYFHHNGDEKIYLSSADLMTRNMEKRVEISFPILDIEMKARIKAILQLILADNVKTREQNKDGDYYYIINSSTEEIDSQVNLFKMAYQNTDAE; this comes from the coding sequence ATGGAATTGCTAAAGGGGAATTTAGTAAATTTAAATGATACAGCGTATTATAATAACCGCGAGTTGAGCTGGCTAGCTTTTAATGAACGTGTACTACAAGAAGCGCAAGATGAAAATAATCCACTTTTAGAAAGATTAAAGTTTATTAGTATTTTCAGTTCAAATTTAGATGAGTTTTTTATGGTGCGCGTAGCAGGTTTGAAAGATCAAGTAAGTGCCGGATTTAATCAGCCAGAAAATAAAGCAGGTTTAACACCGAAGAAACAGTTAAATAAGATTGCGATAAAAGCGCATGACTTAATGACTGTACAGTACGATACGTTTAAAGGTTACATATTGCCAGCGCTTGAACTAGAGGGGATTGAGCGTCTAACATTCCATGATTTGACGAAAGAGCAGAGGGGATTTATCGAAGAGTATTTTGATGAACAAATCTTTCCAGTGTTAACTCCTGTAGCTATTGATGCGTATCGTCCATTTCCTATGTTATTAAATAAAAGCTTGAATTTAGCTACTATTTTATACGATGAGAAGCAGGCAGAGGAAGAAAATCGCACGAAGTTAGGAATTGTCCAAGTGCCTTCTTTACTGGAGCGTTTCATATTTTTACCGAGTGAAGGACAAAAACATAAATTTATTTTATTAGAAGATGTAATTAGTGGTTTTACCCATAAATTATTCACAGGATATAACGTATCACCTGTTACTCGTTTCCGCATTACACGTAATGCGGATTTAACAATCCATGAAGAAGGTGCACGCGATTTATTAAAAGTAATTGAAAAAGAATTAAAAAAGCGTAAGTGGGGAGCTGCCGTTCGTTTAGAAGTTGGTAAAGAACACATTGATGAAAGAGTGCTAGCGTTATTGTATGAAGTGTTGGAAGTAAAAGATGAAGATGTGTACATGATGGATGGACCGTTAGATTTAACATGTTTATTTTCCTTATATAAAAAATTAGCGCCTTTATATGAACATCTTGTATATCCAGCTCTTATTCCACAACCTCCTCAAGATTTAGGTGATGAGGAAGATGTATTTGAAAAAGCGATAGAACATGATATTTTATTACACCATCCTTTTGAGTCGTTTCAGCCAGTCGTTGATTTTGTTCGTGATGCGGCAGATGACTCGAATGTACTTGCGATTAAACAAACATTATATCGTGTAAGTGGAGATTCTCCAATAATTCAGGCGTTGAAGGTAGCAGCCGAAAAAGGAAAACAAGTGACGGTATTGGTTGAGTTAAAGGCAAGGTTTGATGAAGAGAATAATGTTCATTGGGCTAAAGAATTGGAACAGGCCGGATGTCACGTTATTTACGGAGTAAGTCACTTGAAAACGCATAGTAAAATTACGTTAGTTGTAAGAAGAAGAAACGGGAAAATTGAAAGGTTTGTACATCTTGGGACCGGAAATTATAATGATGCAACAGCGAAGTTGTATACCGATTTTGGATATATTACATCGCGAAAAGACTTTGGTGTAGATGCAACAAATTTCTTTAATTATTTGAGTGGTTATACAAAAAAACCGCATTTTCATCATTTATCTGTTGCCCCGTTTGATATAAGAGAGCAGTTTATGGAGTTAATAGATGAGGAAATCCGTTATCATAGACAATATGGAAATGGATATATTATCGCTAAAATGAATTCGTTAACAGATAAACCGTTAATAAAAAAAATGTATGAAGCATCACAAGCTGGGGTGAAGGTAGAGCTCATTGTTAGAGGGACATGTTGTTTAAGGCCAGGGATTCCGAATGTAAGTGAAAATATTCGTGTAGTTAGTGTTGTTGGAAGATATTTAGAACATAGCCGTATTTATTATTTCCATCATAATGGAGATGAGAAAATATATTTATCTTCAGCTGATTTGATGACGCGAAATATGGAAAAACGAGTAGAAATATCCTTCCCAATTTTAGATATTGAAATGAAAGCGAGAATAAAGGCAATTTTACAGCTGATTTTAGCTGATAATGTGAAAACACGTGAACAAAATAAAGATGGTGACTATTATTATATAATTAATAGTAGTACAGAAGAAATTGATAGCCAAGTGAATTTATTTAAGATGGCGTATCAAAATACAGACGCTGAATAA
- a CDS encoding metallophosphoesterase, which translates to MKKITRRNFLKSGIRTCLYSFITASIGYYYAKYIEPYLLSFTQHTLKSQLIPKGFHGMKILQFSDLHLGYYFSLQHLSQIVSKINAEKPDIVLFTGDLIDDYQTYTEAPFVASILKNIQAPFGKFSIYGNHDHGGYGTEYYDHIMRESGFELLHNSEKRIRLLDNSEISIFGLDDMLLGKPKIAETLQHAKQNIYTIVLVHEPDIAPQIATYPINLQLSGHSHGGQVQIPFLGAIITPSLAKEYTEGFYNIQGLTLYVNRGIGRTRVPFRFMSKPEITLFILQHS; encoded by the coding sequence ATGAAGAAAATTACAAGAAGAAATTTTTTGAAATCTGGAATACGCACTTGTCTATATTCATTTATAACCGCTAGTATCGGCTATTATTATGCTAAATATATAGAGCCCTATTTGCTTTCTTTTACGCAACACACACTTAAATCACAGCTTATACCAAAAGGGTTTCATGGTATGAAGATCCTTCAATTTAGCGATTTACATCTCGGATACTATTTCTCTCTCCAACATTTATCTCAAATCGTTTCCAAGATTAATGCTGAAAAACCAGATATTGTCCTTTTTACTGGTGATCTCATTGATGACTACCAAACATATACCGAGGCTCCTTTTGTTGCATCCATTTTAAAGAATATACAGGCACCCTTCGGTAAATTTTCTATTTATGGTAACCACGACCATGGCGGATATGGAACTGAATACTATGACCACATCATGCGCGAATCTGGATTTGAACTTTTGCACAATAGCGAAAAGCGAATTCGTTTACTGGATAATAGTGAAATTTCTATTTTCGGGCTCGATGATATGCTACTAGGTAAACCAAAAATAGCGGAAACTTTACAACATGCAAAACAAAATATTTATACCATTGTTCTCGTTCACGAACCAGATATCGCGCCACAAATCGCTACATATCCAATCAATCTTCAACTTTCTGGTCATAGCCATGGCGGACAAGTACAAATTCCTTTTTTAGGTGCTATTATTACCCCGTCGCTTGCAAAAGAATATACTGAAGGTTTCTATAACATTCAAGGTTTGACTCTCTATGTCAATCGAGGTATTGGAAGAACACGTGTCCCATTCCGCTTTATGTCAAAACCTGAAATTACACTCTTCATCCTACAACATTCGTAA
- the fadH gene encoding 2,4-dienoyl-CoA reductase produces the protein MKEKVVIITGGSSGMGKGMATRFAKEGARVVITGRTKEKLEETKLEIEQFPGQVLPVQMDVRNTEDIQKMIEHIDEKFGRIDILINNAAGNFICPAEDLSVNGWNSVINIVLNGTFYCSQAVGKYWIEKGIKGNIINMVATYAWDAGPGVIHSAAAKAGVLAMTKTLAVEWGRKYGIRVNAIAPGPIERTGGADKLWISEEMAKRTLQSVPLGRLGTPEEIAGLAYYLCSDEAAYINGTCMTMDGGQHLHQYPF, from the coding sequence GTGAAAGAGAAGGTAGTAATTATAACAGGTGGATCGAGTGGAATGGGAAAAGGAATGGCAACTCGTTTTGCAAAAGAAGGGGCACGAGTTGTTATTACAGGGCGTACAAAAGAAAAATTGGAGGAAACAAAGTTAGAAATCGAACAGTTTCCAGGGCAAGTATTGCCTGTACAAATGGATGTACGAAATACTGAAGATATTCAGAAAATGATTGAACATATTGATGAAAAGTTCGGACGAATTGATATTTTAATAAATAATGCAGCTGGCAACTTTATTTGTCCAGCAGAAGATTTATCTGTGAATGGCTGGAATTCGGTCATTAATATTGTGTTAAATGGTACATTTTATTGCAGTCAAGCTGTCGGGAAGTATTGGATTGAGAAAGGTATAAAAGGAAATATCATTAATATGGTAGCGACATATGCATGGGATGCAGGTCCAGGAGTTATTCATTCGGCTGCAGCAAAAGCTGGCGTATTAGCAATGACTAAAACGCTTGCTGTTGAGTGGGGGCGTAAATATGGAATACGAGTTAACGCTATCGCACCAGGGCCGATTGAACGTACGGGCGGTGCCGATAAATTATGGATTTCAGAAGAAATGGCTAAGCGTACACTACAAAGTGTGCCACTTGGAAGACTAGGTACGCCAGAAGAAATTGCGGGTCTAGCTTATTATTTATGTTCAGATGAAGCTGCATACATAAATGGAACATGCATGACAATGGATGGAGGACAACACTTGCATCAATATCCATTTTAA
- a CDS encoding EAL-associated domain-containing protein, which translates to MIDALDVMSNLDKVLPYYQAIFSADEHTVIGYEVVGRIQTEEGIQSLASFFHDDSIPSEFQLEADNIIVEKALNRYLESNQKLLLFIHRNANVLMNDEDESLLQLLLMYEKQGLNLNHIVLEITEHECKEDIEQFNHLLMYYRTYGIQISINKVGTGTSNLERISVLAPDILKVDLTNLRQTALIQSYQDILYSLSLLARRIGATLLYEEIDAFYQLQYAWKNGGRYYQGNYLKECLPDFIETNVLKERLGNECHQFIQHEKKKLQKIYHLTEMLRDRIGDVLSKQKKNEDINDWLLQFSQSISQCSFRIFICNEDGFQQSGNVMKKDGEWIVMPEYYMKNWSWRPYFLENIMKMRFENKARLSDLYADIETGEMVRTFSFPIDDENFLFIDLSYEYLYEEDVLF; encoded by the coding sequence TTGATAGATGCATTAGATGTAATGAGTAACTTGGATAAAGTCCTTCCTTATTATCAAGCTATTTTTAGTGCTGATGAACATACAGTAATTGGATATGAAGTAGTAGGACGTATTCAAACAGAAGAGGGCATACAAAGTTTAGCTTCGTTCTTTCACGATGATTCTATTCCAAGTGAGTTTCAACTGGAAGCGGATAACATTATAGTAGAAAAAGCTTTAAACCGTTATTTAGAAAGCAATCAAAAATTGTTATTATTTATACATCGGAATGCTAACGTATTAATGAATGACGAAGATGAAAGTTTACTTCAACTTTTATTGATGTATGAAAAACAAGGTTTAAATTTGAACCACATTGTTTTAGAGATAACAGAGCATGAATGTAAAGAAGATATTGAGCAATTTAATCATTTGCTGATGTATTATCGTACATATGGTATTCAAATCTCGATTAATAAAGTTGGAACGGGTACAAGTAATTTAGAACGTATTAGCGTGTTAGCACCTGATATTTTAAAAGTAGATTTAACAAACTTAAGGCAAACTGCACTTATACAATCTTATCAAGATATTTTATATTCCTTATCTTTACTTGCAAGAAGAATTGGTGCAACATTGTTATATGAAGAAATTGATGCTTTTTATCAACTACAATATGCTTGGAAAAACGGTGGTAGATACTATCAAGGTAATTATTTAAAAGAATGTTTACCTGATTTTATTGAAACGAATGTTTTAAAAGAGCGACTTGGTAATGAATGTCATCAATTTATTCAGCATGAGAAAAAGAAGTTGCAAAAAATTTATCATTTAACAGAGATGTTACGTGATCGAATTGGTGATGTTCTGTCAAAACAAAAAAAGAATGAAGATATAAATGATTGGTTATTACAATTTAGTCAAAGTATATCACAATGTAGTTTTCGCATATTTATTTGCAATGAAGATGGTTTTCAACAATCAGGTAATGTTATGAAAAAAGATGGGGAATGGATTGTGATGCCGGAGTATTATATGAAGAACTGGAGTTGGCGTCCGTATTTTCTTGAGAATATTATGAAAATGCGTTTTGAAAATAAGGCGAGACTTTCAGATTTATATGCCGATATTGAAACTGGTGAAATGGTACGAACATTTTCCTTCCCAATTGATGATGAAAACTTTTTATTTATAGATTTATCTTATGAATATTTATATGAAGAAGATGTTTTATTTTAA